The genomic segment GTTCTCGGGCAAGGTGCCGCAGCGCACCGGCCGCCATCTGATCTACAGCGTCTGGCAGCGCTCGGACAGCCCCGAGGCCTTCTACACCTGTTCGGACGTGGTCTTCGGCAAGGACAGTGGCGGCTCGGCTCCGGCGCCGGCCACTCCGTCGCACAGCGCCACGCACAGTGCACCGGCCACCGCCGGGCCGGCGCCGGCCGCGTCCGCGCCGTCCGAGGCGCAGATAGCCGCGGGCGCCTCGAAGTCCACCGTCCACCACGATCACACGGCGGCGACCACCCCCGCCGCGGGCGGCAACGCACCGCAGGCCGACGGCTCGGCCGCGCCCACCACGGCCGCCGAGGGCACGAACCTCGCCGAGACCGGCGGCTCCAGCAGTACGGGGCCGCTCGCGATCGGTGGAGCCGCGGTGCTCGCGGCCGGGGCCTCGTTGCTGCTCGCGACCGTCCGTCGCAGGGCCGCCGCGGCGGGACGGCACCGCTCCTGACGGCCGCTCTCCCCTGATCCGGTGCCGCTGCCTCCCCACGGGCAGCGGCACTGCTGTGTCCGGGGCACCCCGCAGCGGTCGGCTACCAGTTGGGGCGGATCGGGCCGCCCGGCGCCAGCCGGGCCAGGTCGTCCCGCAGGGCCTGCAGCCGGCGCTCGCCGAGGAGGGCGGCCCAGGGGCGTACGGCGTCGGCGGCTGCCTCCTCCGCGGCGCGGGTGCAGGCCCGGCCGCGGTCGGTGAGAACGACGAGACGGGCGCGGGCGTCGTCCGGGTGCGGGTGGCGCTCCACATAGCCCTTGCCGACGAGTTCCTCGACCATCTGGCTCGCCGCCTGGCGGCTGACG from the Streptomyces sp. RKAG293 genome contains:
- a CDS encoding MarR family winged helix-turn-helix transcriptional regulator, producing MNNADAMSLTATLLAAAGGLTAAIHDGVVARGFDDLRPAHGFAFARLAPVGATAADLAEHLGVSRQAASQMVEELVGKGYVERHPHPDDARARLVVLTDRGRACTRAAEEAAADAVRPWAALLGERRLQALRDDLARLAPGGPIRPNW